AAAGCAAGACCACATGTTTGAAAGTTTTTCTCAAGGTTCTATTCAAATTAATAGAAAATATGGAGGTACAGGCCTAGGGCTTTCTATTGTTAAAGGTTTAATCGATATTTTAAAAGGTAAAATATACGTTAAAAGTGAACTGAATAAGGGCACAACGTTTTATTTTGAAATTCCATTAGAATACACAACGGTTGAAGAAGCTTTAGAAAGTAAATCAAACTATTCTGAAATAGATAAAACAGCCCTCGACCTCTCAAATGTTAAGATTCTTGTTGTAGAAGACAACAAAATAAATCAAATGATAACAAGAAAAATTCTTTCCAAAATGGATCTTTCTTGTGATGTTATCGATAATGGCGAGGAAGCGATTGAAATGATTCGTAATAACGACTATAATATCATTTTAATGGATATTCATATGCCAGGCATAAGTGGTATTGAAGCCACAAAACGCATTAGAGAATTTGACAAAGACTTAACTATTTTTGCCTTAACAGCGGTGACTATAGAAGATAAAATGCAGGAATTTGAAGACGCTGGATTCACCGACATCATCCCAAAACCATTTAAACAGGATGAATTTGAGAAAAAACTATATAATGCTTTAGCCCTAAAGAAAACAAGGTCTAGTAATGCTTAATAAAATCTTTTACTAAAGCATCAAATTTTTCGCCATGCTCTATCTTAACCTGGATAGGCAAATAATACAGCTTATCCTTTAAAACATCATGTTGCTTTAATCGCATAAAATCCTTTTCGGTAGTTACAATACAGGATTTCTTCGATAATTCAGAAATATCATTTTCTGAAAAATCATAATGATCACCATAATTTAAATGTTCAAATTTTAGTGATTTTTGCTTCAAAAACTGCACTAACGGTGTGGCATTGGCAATACCTGTAACAAGCGTAAAATCAGGTAAGCTTTCTATGTCTTTTGAATCGTTGGCAGAAAAAATTATTTTAGAATAAACTATCTGACTAAAAAAAACATACTGGTAAGCTAAGGGGTTTATATGGTTAATAATCTGCTGCTTTTCTTCCTTACCCAATGCATCAGGACATTTAGTAACCACAATGCACTGCGCTCGTTTTGCACCACGTCGAGGTTCTCTTAAATCTCCTGTAGGCAAAACCATATCATTATAAAACGGATGCGCATAAGTGGTTAGTAAAATATTGAAGCCAGCCTTTACTTTTCGGTGTTGGTAGGCATCATCTAGCAATATAACTTCAGGTTGTAGCTTCAACCCGCGTAATTTGGATATCCCATTTTGCCGATTAGAATCTACTGCCACCTGAATGTCATTTTTAAATTTATTATAAAACTGAAAAGGCTCATCACCAATAGTTTGAGCAGAATCTTCTGCATCGGCCAATTTATAACCTTTCGTTTTTCTTTTATACCCCCGACTTAAGCTCGCTAACTTGTAATCATTTTTTAGAGATTGAATTAAATATTCAATCATAGGCGTTTTTCCGGTGCCACCAACACTTAAGTTCCCAACACAAATCACAGGAAAATTATAAGGTTTAGACTTTTTAATCTCCAAATCGTAAAATTTATTTCGCAGCCAAGTCACCATAAAATAAATGGGAACCACAGGAAGCAATAGGTATCTTAAAATTTTCATGACAACGAAAATATAATATTTATATTTGTTATACCATTTTCACTTTAAAATGACTTAAATAAAAAGCAGGTATTTTTTGTTTAGACTAAAAAGAAAACGCAAACATAGCCAAAGCAACGGTTAAGTTTTATTTTGAAGTAAAAGCGAAAAAGAACAAATTATAAAATGTTATTTTTATGGTAAAATCGTAATTAACACCAATACCATTAAATTATATGATCGTTCAAGACGTCATCAATCACTTAGAAGCGCTTGCGCCTTTAGCTTATGCTGAAGATTTTGACAATGTAGGCCTGCTAGTTGGCGATAAACAGCTAGAAGTCACAGGGATTTTAGTAGCATTAGACACGCTTGAAGCCGTAGTAGATGAAGCCATACACGAAAACTGCAATCTCATCGTTAGTTTTCATCCCATTATTTTTAAAGGACTCAAAAAGATAACTGGAAAAACCTATGTGGAGCGCGTGGTGTTAAAAGCCATTAAGCACGACATTGCCATTTACACCTTACATACGGCCTTAGACAATGCTTTATTAGGGGTGAACGACATGATTTGCAACCAATTAAATTTAACAAATAAACAAGTTTTAATTCCGAAAAACGGCACTATAAAAAAATTAGTGACCTACGTTCCTAAATACGAAGCACATTTGTTACGCAGCGCCTTATTTGAAGCGGGCGCAGGAAATATTGGTAATTACAGCGAATGCAGCTTCAACGTCGATGGTTACGGAACCTATAATGGTAACGAAGACTCCAACCCTACTCTAGGAGAAAAAGGACGCGTACATACCGAAGAAGAAACAAAAATATCGGTAACATTTGCCAAGCATTTGGAGTCGAAAATACTCCACACTCTTTTCGACACCCATTCGTATGAAGAAGTAGCATACGAAATCACCACTTTAGAAAACAAAAATCAAGACATTGGTATGGGCATGATAGGCGAACTAGAAACCCCGATGGCAGAGAAAAAATTTCTAGCATATGTTAAGGATAAAATGAATACCGCATGTATTCGACATTCTGCCTTTCTTAATAAAAACATTAAAAAAGTAGCGGTTTTAGGCGGCTCTGGTAGTTTTGCTATTTCTGCTGCTAAAGCGGCTGGTGCTGACGCCTTTATAACAGCCGATTTAAAATATCATGATTTTTTTACTGCTGAAAATAACATTCTTCTTACTGATATTGGGCATTATGAAAGTGAACAGTACACAAAAAATCTTTTAGTAGCATATCTTAAGAAAAAAATTACTAATTTTGCAATCATTTTATCAAAGACAAATACCAATCCTGTTAAGTATTTTTAAAGTATGGCTAAAAAGAAAGAAGTAACTGTTGAAGAGCGCTTAAGAGCTTTATACGATTTACAACTCATAGATTCTCGTGTAGACGAAATAAGAAATGTTCGTGGTGAACTTCCTTTAGAAGTTCGTGATTTAGAAGATGAAGTTGCTGGATTAAACATTAGATTAGATAAACTTATTTCTAATTTAGAAGTAATTGACAACGATATCGCAGGAAAGAAAAACTTAATTGAAGAATCTAAATCTTTAATTAAGAAATATACCGAGCAACAAAAAAATGTTAGAAATAACAGAGAATTTAATTCTTTAACTAAAGAAGTTGAATTTCAAGAATTAGAAATTGAATTGGCTGAAAAGCATATTAAAGAATTCAAAGTTCAAATCGAGCAAAAGAAAGAAGTTATCGCTGAAACTAAAGAACGTTTAAAAGAGCGTGAAAACCACCTTAAGCACAAAAAAGGTGAGTTGGATGCTATTTTATCTGAAACAGAGAAAGAAGAGCAGGCTTTAATTCAAAAATCTGAAGAATATAAGGAGCAAATTGACGATAGATTAGTTGCTGCATATACTAGAATTAGAACCAATGTAAAAAATGGTTTAGCTGTTGTTCCTATTGAAAGAGGTGCTTCTGGAGGATCATTCTTTACCATTCCACCACAAGTACAAGTTGAAATTGCTTCGCGTAAAAAAGTGATTACCGACGAGCATAGTGGTCGTATTCTAGTTGACGCTATATTAGCTGAAGAAGAAAGAGAAAAAATGGAAAAATTGTTTTCTAAACTGTAATAATCCGTTTTCACCTGTAAATATTAAAGCCTCCACTTTGTGTAGGCTTTTTTTATTTCCCTTATATTTACTAAACTAATTAATAAATCCATTTTAAATGAAAAAACTATTCATTCTTACCGCCATTTTAAGTAGTTATATAAACTATGCCCAAACTAATGATTATGTTGAATTGACGCGTTCTATCTTAGACGTTGAAACAAAAGAGGCTATTGCTGAAGTCATGACTTTAAACGAAACGCAAAGCGCACCCTTTTGGGAAGTATACAACCAATACGAAACTGAAAATCATTCTGTTAAAAACAAAAGAATAGCTTTAATAAAAGATTATGCTAAAAATTACGAAAGTATTTCTAGCGAAAAAGCAGATGAATTAGTAAATGACCTTCTTGCATTTAAGGCAGAAGACCTCAAACTTAAGAAGAAATATTATAAGAAAATGAAAAAGATTATTCCCGCGACAGAAGCAGCAAAATTTCTTCAAGCCATCAATAAAATTGACGACTTAATTAATGCAGAACTAGCTCTAAATGTTCCTTTGGTTGAAACTAAATAGCACCAATTAGAACCTAAATTGAGGCTTAAATAAATATTCTATTATATGTCATATTGGGTCTGTCGAAATATCTCTTAATCCATAACGAATAAGGGTTTTGACAGGCTCAACCTAACGAACACGCCATTAAAAGGCGCTATAGATGACAGCTTTCTCATCATATCACTTAACTATAAAACTAAAATCAGAATAAGGTTTCCTATATTTTTTCGTCTATACTTTAAGAAACTTATTTATGATGAAACAGATATTACCACTTTTAACTTTTATCCTATTTTTTAGTTGTCAAAATTCAGCTCAAAGCAACACAGCACAACAAGAAGTTATAAACTCCAACCCCGTAGAAATACCCATAGAAAACGGCAAAGCAAAAGCCTACTTTGCTAGCGGTTGCTTCTGGTGTGTTGAAGCCATTTACGAAAGTGTAAAAGGCGTAGAAGAGTCTATTTCAGGCTATTCTGGTGGTCATACTAAAAACCCAACATACGAAGCAAGCAACACTGGAAGAACAGGCCATGCCGAGGCCGTTGAAATTATATACGACCCTAAAATAGTTTCTTTTGCAACCTTAGTAGATATCTATTTTGCCTCGCAGGATGTCACTCAGGTTAACGGACAAGGAAACGACAAAGGCTCGCAATATCGCTCTATTATTTTTTATCAGAATGAAGCGCAAAAACGCATCATTTTAGAAAAGAAAGCAGGGTTAGCAAAACAACTAGGCGTAAAAATAGCCGCTGAAGTTTATCCTTTTCAAAAATTTTGGGTAGCAGAAGATTACCATCAAGATTATGAAAAAAACCACCCTAACAACCCTTATATTAAAAATGTATCGATTCCCCGTCTTAATAGATTTAAAGCTAATTTCCCTAAAGAACTATTAAAAGACAGCCATTAATCTTTTTCAAGGTTTCAAGACACTAAAATTCTTTTACCTTTGAAAAAAAATAACCATGAAAAACATTTTTACAATCTCATGTTTAGCCTTGTTGTGCTTTGCATGTAAAAAAGAATTAGCACCTCAAGACATCGCACAAAACATAGCGAATGCCCATGGTTTCGAAAACTGGAGCCAAGTATCAGAAATCCAATTCACTTTTAATGTTGATAAAGACAGCATGCACTTTGAAAGAGCTTGGAAATGGAACCCGAACACGAATGAAATTACTCATTATAAAAGAAGGGACTCTATACAATACAACAGATCTAAAATAGACTCGACATTAGCACAAACCGATCGCGGTTTTATAAACGATAAATTTTGGTTACTTATCCCTTTTCAGTTGGTGTGGGATTCCGATATAACTTTTTCAGAAGAAACAAAAACAGAAGCTCCTATCAGCAAAAAGCAGCTTAACAAATTAACCATTACTTATCCAAACAAAGGTGGCTATACCCCTGGCGATGCTTATGATGTTTTTTATGATGATGATTATTTAATTCGCGAGTGGATTTTCAGAAAAGCCAATCAAAAAGAACCATCCATGACAACCACGTTTGAAAATTACCAAGATTTTAATGGGCTTAAATTGGCCTTAGAACACAAAAAACATGAAGACTCTTGGCGTCTTTACTTTTCGGATGTCAAAGTCGTAACGAAATAAATAATCAGCTACTCGACGTCTAAAACGTGTTATATTTACGTATATAAAGTATAGTTTTAAATATTCCGCGTCATGCGTCTATATATATTAAAGCGCTTAAATCAATGGTTTAAGCGCTTTTCCTTTTTAAAACCGTCTCGTTTCTAAACTAACAAGGGCTTTAAAGTAGCTTCTTTCCTAACATTATAATCCGTATTTTTGTTATAAACCCTAAACATTCCCACGGTGTTCACTCATAAACTAGGTCTTGAATATGCTTTAGAACAAGATGAAAGCGACGAATTAAAGTCTTATAGAAATCAATTTCACCTTCCTAAGGATCAACACGGAAACAACCTCATCTACATGACGGGTAATTCCTTAGGCCTGCAACCTAAACAAACCAATGCTTATGTAAACAAAGAGCTTGATGATTGGGCAAAACTAGGCGTGGAAGGCCATACTACAGGCGATACACCATGGCTACCTTATCATGAATTTTTAACGAAAAATATGGCTGATGTAGTCGGTGCAAAACCGATTGAAGTAATTGTTATGAATACGCTTACCACCAACCTTCATTTGATGATGGTTTCCTTTTACAAGCCCACAAAGTCTCGTTATAAAATTTTAATTGAAAGCGATGCGTTTCCTTCAGACAAATTTGCTGTTGAATCACAACTCAGGCATCATGGGTTTGACGACCAAGAAGGCGTTATCCAATGGAAACCTAAAGAGAATGAATCCTTGCTACGTTACGAGGATTTAGAATCGATTCTCCAAAAAGAAGGCGATCAAATTGCACTCATCTTAATTGGTGGTATCAATTACTATACTGGACAATATTTCGACTTAAAACGCATTACCAAACTTGGTCATCATTACGGATGCAAAGTAGGTTTCGACTGTGCGCATGCCGCTGGGAATGTGGTATTAAATCTACATGACTCTGGAGCCGATTTTGCGGTTTGGTGTACCTATAAATACTTAAACTCAGGACCTGGAAGTCTCGCAGGTTGTTTTATTCACGAACGTCATGCTCATAACAAAAACCTAAACCGCTTTACAGGTTGGTGGAGTCACAATAAAGCTACTCGGTTTAATATGCGTGATGACTTTGATCAGCTTCCAGGAGCAGAAGGTTGGCAACTTAGCAATCCGCCTATCCTATCTATGGCTGCCATAAAAGCGTCCTTAGACCTGTTCGAAGAAGTGGGTATTGAAAAACTTGTAAAGAAATCACAAAAAATAACCAGTTATTTTGAGTTTTTACTAAAACAATTAGGTGAAGATACCATCCGGATTATCACACCTTCGAATCCTAATTCTCGAGGCGCCCAGCTATCCATTCAGGTAAAAAACGCTAATAAAACGCTACACGACCAATTAACACAAGCAGGCATTATAAGTGATTGGCGCGAACCCGATGTTATTCGATGCGCTCCTACACCTTTCTATAACAGCTTTGAGGATGTGTATTTTTTGGTTGAGCAGTTGAAAACTATTTTAAGTATGCCATAATTAAAACCCGGTCACCGCATAAAAAGTGAAATAACATGGATAATAAACAACAAAACATACTTATTATTGGCGCCGGACTTTGTGGCGCACTACTCGCTTTACGATTGGGGCAGCGTGGTTTTAATGTTGCAGTTTACGAAAAACGCCCAGACCTTAGAACAACCAAATTAAGCTCTGGCCGTTCAATAAATTTAGCCTTTTCCGATCGTGGTAATAAAGCTATGAAACTTGTGGGTTTAGAAGAAAAAGTAAAGGCGCTTTGTATTCCCATGCATGGTCGCATGATCCACGATAAAAATGGTGATACCCTACAATCAAATTATAGCGGAAGAAAGCACGAATACATCAATTCGGTATCAAGAAACGATTTAAATGCCCTTCTTTTAGATGAAGCTGAAAAACATGAAAATGTCAATTTTTACTTTGATAAAACATGTCAGTCTGTTGATTTAGAAAAAACTACGGCTTTGTTTACAGATGGTAAAACACAAAAAGATTTCATCGAAGATGCCGACGTTATTATTGCCGCCGATGGTGCTGGCTCTGCTCTTAGGAAAAGTTATTTTCTGGACCGTCATTTTCTGTTTAGTTTTTCTCAGGACTACCTCAGCTATGGATACAAAGAACTGAGTATTTTACCTAATGAAAACGGTGAGTATCTCGCTCATAAAAATGCCCTTCATATTTGGCCTAGACAAAGTTTTATGCTTATTGCACTCCCAAATCTTGATGGCAGCTTTACCGTAACCTTATTCTTAAGTTACACCGAAGGCACTTTTAATTTTAATAATCTGGATACCGAGCAAAAAGTTCTCGAATTTTTTAAAGAAGAATTCCCCGACGCTTTGTTAATCATGCCTAACTTGGCTACGGAATTTTTCAAAAACCCCACTTCTCCACTAGGCACGATTAAATGTTCGCCTTGGCATTATAAAGGCAATACCCTTTTAATGGGTGATGCTGCCCATGCTATTGTTCCGTTTTACGGTCAAGGCATGAATGCAGCTTTTGAAGACGTTGTGGTACTGGATTCGGTTTTAAATTTGAATTTAGAAAACTGGGAGGCCACTTTTAAAACCTTTGAAAAACACCGAAAAAAAGACACCGATGCTATTGCCGATTTGGCCATTGACAATTTTCATGAAATGAAGGAACATGTTGCAGATCCTATTTTTCAAGAAAAAAGAAAATTAGAAATGCTCCTTGAAAAAAAGTTCCCGCTTCAGTACAACTCTAAATACGCTATGGT
This genomic interval from Tamlana carrageenivorans contains the following:
- a CDS encoding Nif3-like dinuclear metal center hexameric protein, producing the protein MIVQDVINHLEALAPLAYAEDFDNVGLLVGDKQLEVTGILVALDTLEAVVDEAIHENCNLIVSFHPIIFKGLKKITGKTYVERVVLKAIKHDIAIYTLHTALDNALLGVNDMICNQLNLTNKQVLIPKNGTIKKLVTYVPKYEAHLLRSALFEAGAGNIGNYSECSFNVDGYGTYNGNEDSNPTLGEKGRVHTEEETKISVTFAKHLESKILHTLFDTHSYEEVAYEITTLENKNQDIGMGMIGELETPMAEKKFLAYVKDKMNTACIRHSAFLNKNIKKVAVLGGSGSFAISAAKAAGADAFITADLKYHDFFTAENNILLTDIGHYESEQYTKNLLVAYLKKKITNFAIILSKTNTNPVKYF
- the lpxK gene encoding tetraacyldisaccharide 4'-kinase, translating into MKILRYLLLPVVPIYFMVTWLRNKFYDLEIKKSKPYNFPVICVGNLSVGGTGKTPMIEYLIQSLKNDYKLASLSRGYKRKTKGYKLADAEDSAQTIGDEPFQFYNKFKNDIQVAVDSNRQNGISKLRGLKLQPEVILLDDAYQHRKVKAGFNILLTTYAHPFYNDMVLPTGDLREPRRGAKRAQCIVVTKCPDALGKEEKQQIINHINPLAYQYVFFSQIVYSKIIFSANDSKDIESLPDFTLVTGIANATPLVQFLKQKSLKFEHLNYGDHYDFSENDISELSKKSCIVTTEKDFMRLKQHDVLKDKLYYLPIQVKIEHGEKFDALVKDFIKHY
- a CDS encoding FAD-dependent oxidoreductase, with amino-acid sequence MDNKQQNILIIGAGLCGALLALRLGQRGFNVAVYEKRPDLRTTKLSSGRSINLAFSDRGNKAMKLVGLEEKVKALCIPMHGRMIHDKNGDTLQSNYSGRKHEYINSVSRNDLNALLLDEAEKHENVNFYFDKTCQSVDLEKTTALFTDGKTQKDFIEDADVIIAADGAGSALRKSYFLDRHFLFSFSQDYLSYGYKELSILPNENGEYLAHKNALHIWPRQSFMLIALPNLDGSFTVTLFLSYTEGTFNFNNLDTEQKVLEFFKEEFPDALLIMPNLATEFFKNPTSPLGTIKCSPWHYKGNTLLMGDAAHAIVPFYGQGMNAAFEDVVVLDSVLNLNLENWEATFKTFEKHRKKDTDAIADLAIDNFHEMKEHVADPIFQEKRKLEMLLEKKFPLQYNSKYAMVTFNENIGYQVAMLRGRAQDRAILNLLVRGEISINPKATKDELQAILEKINHETNKILEDHRNADLRY
- the msrA gene encoding peptide-methionine (S)-S-oxide reductase MsrA; this encodes MKQILPLLTFILFFSCQNSAQSNTAQQEVINSNPVEIPIENGKAKAYFASGCFWCVEAIYESVKGVEESISGYSGGHTKNPTYEASNTGRTGHAEAVEIIYDPKIVSFATLVDIYFASQDVTQVNGQGNDKGSQYRSIIFYQNEAQKRIILEKKAGLAKQLGVKIAAEVYPFQKFWVAEDYHQDYEKNHPNNPYIKNVSIPRLNRFKANFPKELLKDSH
- the kynU gene encoding kynureninase is translated as MFTHKLGLEYALEQDESDELKSYRNQFHLPKDQHGNNLIYMTGNSLGLQPKQTNAYVNKELDDWAKLGVEGHTTGDTPWLPYHEFLTKNMADVVGAKPIEVIVMNTLTTNLHLMMVSFYKPTKSRYKILIESDAFPSDKFAVESQLRHHGFDDQEGVIQWKPKENESLLRYEDLESILQKEGDQIALILIGGINYYTGQYFDLKRITKLGHHYGCKVGFDCAHAAGNVVLNLHDSGADFAVWCTYKYLNSGPGSLAGCFIHERHAHNKNLNRFTGWWSHNKATRFNMRDDFDQLPGAEGWQLSNPPILSMAAIKASLDLFEEVGIEKLVKKSQKITSYFEFLLKQLGEDTIRIITPSNPNSRGAQLSIQVKNANKTLHDQLTQAGIISDWREPDVIRCAPTPFYNSFEDVYFLVEQLKTILSMP
- a CDS encoding zinc ribbon domain-containing protein, whose product is MAKKKEVTVEERLRALYDLQLIDSRVDEIRNVRGELPLEVRDLEDEVAGLNIRLDKLISNLEVIDNDIAGKKNLIEESKSLIKKYTEQQKNVRNNREFNSLTKEVEFQELEIELAEKHIKEFKVQIEQKKEVIAETKERLKERENHLKHKKGELDAILSETEKEEQALIQKSEEYKEQIDDRLVAAYTRIRTNVKNGLAVVPIERGASGGSFFTIPPQVQVEIASRKKVITDEHSGRILVDAILAEEEREKMEKLFSKL